The Terriglobus roseus region CCAAGGATGGGGAACTCGCTGAAGTTGGTCCGCAGACTACGCGCCGTACCGTATGAAGCGTCCACAGCGCCCGCCATGCCAGGCAGCATGTCCGGAATGTACTTCTGAATGTTCAGCGTGCGCTTCAGGCGCGGCTGAAAGTTGGCAATCTCGTCAGGCGTTGTCGGGTGCTGCAGATAGAACAGCGAACCGCCATTCGCAATGGCCGCCACGATGGCGCCAAGCTGCAGCGGCGTCATCTCTACGCTTTCGCCGAAGGAGCACATTCTGCCCACGCCGCCCTTCGATTCCGGCAGCGGATGATCCGGATAAACACCAAGCTGCTCGCCCGCAATGTTGTAGCCCGCAAGCTCGCCCAGACCAAACTGGTTGGCGTAGTGCTTCACGGTCTCAAAGCCCATCTGGCGACCCAACTCTTCAAAGTAAGGATTGATCGACCGGGCAAGAGCATACGTCAGGTCGATCTTGTAACCATGGCCCAGGTTCACGGGCGTGTCCTTGGTGATGATGCCTTCGGACAGCGCCGCCAGCGCCACGGTCAGCTTGATGGTGGAACACGGCTCTGCGCCGGGTCCCAGCGCCTGCTTCTGGTTCACCATCGCCAACACGCGACCGTTCTGCGGATCAATCGCCAGTGCGGTACCGTTCATGTTGCCCAGCGCCTGAATCAACGATGCGCGGACAAGCGGATCTTCTCCGGAGGTGACATCGCCCAGCGTGATGTTGTCCACGTTCGTGGCGAACGACGGTGCGCTAAAGTGCTCGACATAACGGACGCGGCGAACCACACGGCGCTTGCCGTGCGTCACCACGACCACGTTGGTAGCGGTAGCCGCCTTGCGAGTCTTCTTTGTGGATGTGTGCGCCGTGGAGCTATGTGCCAACTGCGACTTGCTGTGGTGGGCTTGTTTCGTGTTCTTCGTCATGGCCGGTGTGGCCACAACAGCAGAAAGAGCAAGCAGGGAACAGGCCGCAACACGCAGGGGTGAAAGAAAACGCATCGGCACGAAACTCCTTCATAGACTCGCCTCGCAATCGTCGCGAGGCGGGAAGGACGCTCGGTCTGCGGTCCCCTGCCGCAGATCTCCCGGTCCCTGAAATTTAGACGTCTGGAGCCCAATCCGGGCAGTTTCCAGACTAAGTTACAGGCTTCCCCGGCGCAAAAATGCGGGGATGTCGAGTTCGTCGTGCTCTTCTTGCGGTTCAGCAGGCGCTAGTCCCCCAAAGGAGGGCACGCGGACATCCGTACGAATCGTGGTCTCTTCCACCCGAATTGTGGTTTCTTCCACCACATAAGTGCCGTCTTCGCGGCGAGGCCGAAGGAAAAAGTCGTCGTCAAAGACGCTGGCCGGTACCGGCACCAGTTCTGAAGGCTCAGTCTGCTTGGTGAACGTCTGCGGCGGCTCTGGCGTGGTCGTGAAGACCGGATTGGCCGGGGCGGGAGTCGTCTGCGGCTCCGCATGAAAAACCGGAACTGCCTCTGGACGAACGGGTTGCGGCTGCGCAGAGAACGAAGGTGCCTGCGATCCTTCCGCAGTCTGCGGCACAAAGTTCTGCGGCTGCTGCGCTACCGGAGTGGGTGTCCCGTACGAAGGTTGCGCCACCGGAAATGTCTGCTGCGGAACCGACCGAACCGGCGGTGCAGCGGATTGCTGCGGCGCAGCCTGCTGCTGAACGGGGGCTGGTGGCGGTGCCACGTAACGCGGCTGAATCGGCGGAACATAGCCCTGTTCGGTCGCGGAACGGGCCTGACCGGGTTCCAGAAGGCGCTCACGACGCTCCAGGCCATCCTGCTTCGGCTCCTTGAAGCCAGTGGCAATGACGGTGATCTTGATCTCATCACCCATCTTTTCGTCCTGCACAGCACCAAAGATAATGTTGGCGTCTTCGTGTGCAGCATCCTGGATAAGCACAGCCGCATCATTGACTTCGCTCAGCTTCAGGGACGACGAGCCGGTGATATTGATCAGGATGCCGCGTGCGCCGTCGATCGCGCCAGCTTCCAGCAAAGGCGATGCCATGGCAGCCTGGGCAGCCTCGCGCGCGCGGTTGTCGCCGCTGCGAACACCGGTGGCCATCACTGCATAGCCCATGCCCGCCATCGTTGTCTTCACGTCAGCAAAGTCGCGGTTGATGATGCCGGGAATGGTGATGATGTCGGAAATACCCTGCACGCCCTGACGAAGCACATCGTCCGCAATGCGGAACGACTCAAAGAAGCCAGCATCCTTCGCCACTGCCAGCAGCTTCTCGTTCGGAATCACAATGACCGTATCGACGGCCTCAAGCAACTCTTGCAAACCGCGCTCCGCCTGCATCATGCGGCGCTTGCCTTCAAAGGAGAACGGCCGCGTAACCACGGCAACCGTCAGCGCGCCCATTTCGCTGGCCAGCGATGCAATAACCGGAGCCGCGCCGGTGCCGGTTCCTCCACCAAGTCCGGTGGTGACGAACACCATGTCTGCGCCTTCCAGCGCTTCAATGATCTTGTCGGAATCTTCCAGTGCTGCACGACGCCCCACGTCAGGGTTTGCACCCGCGCCCAGCCCGCTGGTCAGCTTCACGCCAAGCTGCAGCTTTACCGGAGCCATGGAGGTTTTCAGCGCCTGAACATCCGTGTTCGCTGCGATGAACTCCACGCCTTCCACGCCTGCTGCGATCATGCGATTCACAGCGTTATTACCGCCGCCACCTACACCGATGACCTTGATGCGCGCGCCGCGCTGCATGTCGTCGTGGTAGTGGATTCGCAGATCTTCATCGGGCATCATGGTGGGGCTCCTTCATTCCGGCAGGGGGAAAAACACAATCGCAAATGCGAAACAGCTTTGCGCATTTGCACAATGCGCTTTCTGTGATTCTGTCACGTTGCACTGTGCGGACGCTCGTGCAAAACCCCGCCGAATCTCGCGCAGAGTTCCATACTTGATTCCTCCCCTGCAATTTCTCAAAACCCCGGCCTCTCGAAGAGGCGCTTACAGGTAAGAGAACCCGAAAGTTTCGCGGAATGCACTCATCCATGTACAGTGCGCAGTGAACACTTTCTGGCAATTTTTCGGAGGCGTATGCAGATCAATGCGCAGGTAATACGCGCAACAGCAGTGGCCGGTCTCGGCGGCTTGCTCTTTGGCTTTGACACAGTAGTTGTTTCAGGCACCAACGCCTCTTTGACAGCGCTTTATAACCTGTCTCCCAGCGGACTTGGTTTCACCGTAGCCTCCGCACTCATCGGCACTGTGATTGGTGCGTTGACCGCCGGCATTCCGGGCCAAAAGCTTGGGCGTCGCGACAGCCTCCGCATCATGGCTGCGCTGTACTTCATCGCGGCATTGGGCTGCGCCTTTGCGTGGAGCTGGCCGTCACTCATCGTCTTCCGTGTTCTCAGCGGCCTGGCCATCGGCGGTTCCAGCGTGCTGGGTCCCATGTACATCTCTGAGCTTTCACCAGCGCAATACCGCGGACGTCTGGTGGGCTTCTTCCAGGTCAACATTGTTGTGGGCGTTCTCATCGCCTATCTGTCGAACTACGTCATTGGCCTTCAGCACCTCGGTTCAACCGAGTGGCGCTGGCAGCTTGGCGTTGCAGCAATTCCCGCAGCGTTATTCGTTGTTGCGCTATTCGGCATTCCCCGCAGCCCGCGTTGGCTGGCCATGATGGGACGCCGTGAAGAAGCACTGAAAGTGCTGAACCTCATCGGCGATCCTGACCCGCAAAAGCGTTTGGATCGCATTGAAAAAGAGATCAACGAAGAGCGCGCCGTGGCTCACATGCCGCTGTTCCGCAAGGCACATGCACGCGGCATCTTTGTTGCGGTAACAGTGGGTGCGTTCACCCAGTTCTCCGGCATCAACGCCATCCTCTATTACCTGAGCGACATCTTCCGTCTCGGCGGAGCTACCAGCATCTCCAGTGCAGGCCAGTCTGTCGCAGTAGGCGCAACGAATCTGGTAGCAACGCTGATTGCCATGTCGCTGATCGACAAGATCGGCCGCAAGAAGCTGCTGCTCACTGGCACATTCGGCCTCGTCATCTGTCTCTTCCTGGTGGGCCTGGTCTTCCACATGGATGCGCATAAGACCCTGTTGGTCTGGCTGCTCATGGCATACATCGCATGCTTCGCTTTCTCGCAGGGCGCAGTGGTGTGGGTCTACATCAGCGAAGTCTTCCCCACCGCGGTTCGCGCAAAGGGACAAGCATTGGGAAGCTCATCGCACTGGATTTTCAACGCGATCATCTCGTACGCATTCCCAGTCATGCTGCGCCGCTCCAGCGCTGCAACCTTCTGGTTCTTCTCAGCCATGATGGTGCTGGATCTGGTGCTCGTGAGCACGCTGTATCCCGAGACAAGCAACGTATCCCTGGAAGATATTTCGGCGCATCTCAGCCACTAAAAGTGTGTATGGCAACGAAGAAGGCCCGGCAAATGCCGGGCCTTCTTGTGTTCTCAGGTTCGCTGAGTCCTAGCGGTTACGCTGCGTGTGAAACACGATACCAACACTCACTGACTCAACCGTGTTTGACTTCACGCCGCCCATGCCAATGTTCTGTCCAATGCCCACTTCGGGCAGACGAACGGCCATGATCGGCAGCAGGTTGATGTCGAGTCCGCCCACAACGCGATAAGCGAAGAAGTTGTCGATGCGATCACGCCGATTCCATCCAAAGAGCACTTCGCCGTACGGCGTCAGAAAGCCCTTATCCGCGGAGAAGCTGGCACGAACGCCGCCCAGCGCGCTGTCCATGCGGAACGCATTCTGACCCGACAGAACGTACGAGGCGGACTTGTTGCTCTTGTAAATGTCGCCGCGCACGTCGACACCCAACAGCGCCGGTCCCATCTGCTTCCACTGGTAGTACGCGCCACCACCGCCGCCAATCGCGCGATCAACGCCATCGTTATACGAGCAGGGAAGAGGAGCGTCCTTGCAGGCCACGCCCGCCGCGCGTTCCACGTTGATGGTGCCGTAGATGCCCAACTGGGCATTTGCATGAACCGTGACGAGAGGCAGCGCAGCTGCCGCCAGAACCAGATGCAGGAACTTCAACTTCATATGTTAATGAGTTTACCTGCATGGCAGCAGGAACCGGGGAGTCCTTTAGAAGCTACCTGCAAATAGCGATTTCAGCTTCTGTTTCAGGCCCATCTCTTCGCTGGCGCGGCGCACCTGGGTGCGATGGGTGTAAAGCAGCATTCCGATGGCAGTGGCGAACTCCGGTCCCGCCAGCTCCTGCGGCATACGCGACAGCGGCACTGGCGATCCAATACGCGCAGGCGTACGCAACAGGCTCTCCGCCACATCCAGCAAACCAGCCAGTTTTGCGCCTCCGCCAGTCAGCACGGCGCCTGTGCCCAGCGCTTCCAGAACTCCGCCCTGACGCAGATTGTCACGCAGCATGGTGAACAGCTCACGCGCACGCGGCTCCAGAATCTCTGCCAGAAAACGCTGCCGGACGAGCCGTGGCGCCGTCGATCCACCCGTAGACAGGTTGCCGCCCACTTCGATCTCGTTCAACGAAGGCACGCTGGTCACCACGCAGTTGCCATACATCAGCTTCAACTGCTCGGCCTCTTCCGTGCTCACATGCAGCCCCACGGCAAGATCATTCGTAAAGTGATCGCCACCAATCGGCAACACGGCGGTGTGAGCTACCGAACCCTCAAAGAACACAACCAGTTCCGTGGTGCTGGCTCCAATGTCAGCAAGGCAAACACCCAACTCGCGCTCATCGGCACTTAGGACTGATTCAGCGGAAGCAATGCCTTCGTACACCGTGTCCACCACTTCCAGTCCCGCACGATTCGCACACGTCACCACGCTCTGCGCCACGCCACCGCTGCATGTCGAGAGGTGAAGATTCACCTCCAGCTTCGTGCCCACCATGCCAATGGGATCGTGAATACCGGGCTGGTCATCCAGGATGAATTCCTGCGGCAACAGGTGCAGAATCTCGCGGTCTGCGGGCAGCGCAACCGACCGCGCACGATCCACCGCGGCGCGTACTTCTTCACGCGTAATCTCGCGCATACGGCTACCCATGGAGATACCGCCGCGTGAATTGATGCCTTTCACGTGCGTGCCGCCAATGCCCACAACGGCCGTTTCAATACCGATGCGCGTCATGCGTTCCGCAGTCAGAGCCGCGCGATTGATAGCGTCGGCCGCAGGGCCAAGCTCCGCAATCAGTCCCTTGCGCATGCCTTTGGAGCGTTCAATCCCGTGGCCGCGATAACGCAGCACGCCGTCCTGCAACTCCGCCACCAGCACGCAACTCTTCTGGCTACCGGCGTCCAATACGGTGATCAGATTGTCGTTCTTCTCTTTCACAGAACGCCACGACTCCTTCGTGCATGATACTGCGGTGTTGCAGCCCCTTTTGGCTTTTGCTGAAGGGGGTATCCATCCTGACGACTACTCAGCCTTTGCCGTTGCCTTCGCAGCGCTGCGGGCTTTCTCTCGCTTCGCCATCCAGGCCTTAATCGCTTCCACACGCTTACGCGTCGCGGCTTCCTTCTCCTGCGCTTTGGTCGATGGCTTGTGCGCCGCAGGCGCCGTTGGTCGTGCAGGCGTGTTCACCACTACCGTTTTCGCCGCAGGAGCAGGAGCCTTCACCGGAACACTTACCTTCGCCACAGGCGCAGGCGTCTTCACAGGTGCGTTGACCTTCGCCACCTGCACCGGTGCACTCTTCTGCGAGGGCGCAGGATTCTGTGCAACGGTAGCGTCAGCAGCCGCAGGCCCACTGACCACGGTGGAATCCTTGGCCGGCATCTGCAGCACCACTTGCCGTTCGTAGCGCATATCCACACCGCTCAAA contains the following coding sequences:
- a CDS encoding penicillin-binding transpeptidase domain-containing protein; the encoded protein is MRFLSPLRVAACSLLALSAVVATPAMTKNTKQAHHSKSQLAHSSTAHTSTKKTRKAATATNVVVVTHGKRRVVRRVRYVEHFSAPSFATNVDNITLGDVTSGEDPLVRASLIQALGNMNGTALAIDPQNGRVLAMVNQKQALGPGAEPCSTIKLTVALAALSEGIITKDTPVNLGHGYKIDLTYALARSINPYFEELGRQMGFETVKHYANQFGLGELAGYNIAGEQLGVYPDHPLPESKGGVGRMCSFGESVEMTPLQLGAIVAAIANGGSLFYLQHPTTPDEIANFQPRLKRTLNIQKYIPDMLPGMAGAVDASYGTARSLRTNFSEFPILGKTGTCSDNGTRFGWFAGYGDGPNGRIVTVFFLTGGRPTFGPKAAELTGVFYRALADKSYFQQHAVPQVATSPATDPSAAATAVPGQSPTPAALPTSSLPATETTGTPSTAPLPTGFAKPCAVNATTC
- the ftsA gene encoding cell division protein FtsA, which codes for MKEKNDNLITVLDAGSQKSCVLVAELQDGVLRYRGHGIERSKGMRKGLIAELGPAADAINRAALTAERMTRIGIETAVVGIGGTHVKGINSRGGISMGSRMREITREEVRAAVDRARSVALPADREILHLLPQEFILDDQPGIHDPIGMVGTKLEVNLHLSTCSGGVAQSVVTCANRAGLEVVDTVYEGIASAESVLSADERELGVCLADIGASTTELVVFFEGSVAHTAVLPIGGDHFTNDLAVGLHVSTEEAEQLKLMYGNCVVTSVPSLNEIEVGGNLSTGGSTAPRLVRQRFLAEILEPRARELFTMLRDNLRQGGVLEALGTGAVLTGGGAKLAGLLDVAESLLRTPARIGSPVPLSRMPQELAGPEFATAIGMLLYTHRTQVRRASEEMGLKQKLKSLFAGSF
- the ftsZ gene encoding cell division protein FtsZ; this encodes MMPDEDLRIHYHDDMQRGARIKVIGVGGGGNNAVNRMIAAGVEGVEFIAANTDVQALKTSMAPVKLQLGVKLTSGLGAGANPDVGRRAALEDSDKIIEALEGADMVFVTTGLGGGTGTGAAPVIASLASEMGALTVAVVTRPFSFEGKRRMMQAERGLQELLEAVDTVIVIPNEKLLAVAKDAGFFESFRIADDVLRQGVQGISDIITIPGIINRDFADVKTTMAGMGYAVMATGVRSGDNRAREAAQAAMASPLLEAGAIDGARGILINITGSSSLKLSEVNDAAVLIQDAAHEDANIIFGAVQDEKMGDEIKITVIATGFKEPKQDGLERRERLLEPGQARSATEQGYVPPIQPRYVAPPPAPVQQQAAPQQSAAPPVRSVPQQTFPVAQPSYGTPTPVAQQPQNFVPQTAEGSQAPSFSAQPQPVRPEAVPVFHAEPQTTPAPANPVFTTTPEPPQTFTKQTEPSELVPVPASVFDDDFFLRPRREDGTYVVEETTIRVEETTIRTDVRVPSFGGLAPAEPQEEHDELDIPAFLRRGSL
- a CDS encoding sugar porter family MFS transporter; amino-acid sequence: MQINAQVIRATAVAGLGGLLFGFDTVVVSGTNASLTALYNLSPSGLGFTVASALIGTVIGALTAGIPGQKLGRRDSLRIMAALYFIAALGCAFAWSWPSLIVFRVLSGLAIGGSSVLGPMYISELSPAQYRGRLVGFFQVNIVVGVLIAYLSNYVIGLQHLGSTEWRWQLGVAAIPAALFVVALFGIPRSPRWLAMMGRREEALKVLNLIGDPDPQKRLDRIEKEINEERAVAHMPLFRKAHARGIFVAVTVGAFTQFSGINAILYYLSDIFRLGGATSISSAGQSVAVGATNLVATLIAMSLIDKIGRKKLLLTGTFGLVICLFLVGLVFHMDAHKTLLVWLLMAYIACFAFSQGAVVWVYISEVFPTAVRAKGQALGSSSHWIFNAIISYAFPVMLRRSSAATFWFFSAMMVLDLVLVSTLYPETSNVSLEDISAHLSH